AAAGTCAGCGTCGGATCTTGTTCATTCTTGATTTTAATCAAAGCGTCCAGCACCATGGGACCACAGTTTGCCAAATCGACCGGATACGTTGAGAGGTAGGGTTTTTGGGACTGCTCCGGATCCCAGCGGTACACCTTGAAATACTTGATGCGCGGGGCCTGTTTGGGAATGGCGTTGGCTTTCAGGTCCGCGGTCGCGAAGGAACGAGCCGCGAAGCGCGAGAACTAGAGAAAAACAAGTGAGTTAAGAAGTGCATAGACATGCGTAAGCGATTGACGAAGCTCACGGCTGCCACTCGAGGACGAACAGCACGGCAATCGGCACTTCTAAATGTGCCGTCTTCTCATCGCTTCTACGGCCTCGTTTCCAGTGTTTACCGGAACTCATCATGCATCTCTAGGTGCACAAAAACGTACCAGCGTCTTGGTGGTGCGGGTGGAAGAACTAGATAACATGATAGTGACTGTACAACTAAACATATCAAACGAATGCTTTTCGTTGTTGTGCCAGAGCAGTATCACTTCGGTTTTCCTTCTCTACCGATGGAACTCACAGAGAGCTGATGCAGCTGACTTCGTCGATCTTGGGTTTTGCACTCTTTCACGTTGGGAAGTAGAAGCAACATCTATATTCCCCAGTGATTGAGTCATCGATTGAGGGACGCTGCTAATACGGTGCTCCGATTGGGCGAAGAGAAATGCGAAGGCTGTCTGCTTCTCAAAAAGACCCGGAGACAACTTAAGTTCCGTCACTCGGATGTCCTAGTTTGTATCCCAAGTGATTCCAGTTTGCCACGTCATTGGACGATTACCAGTCCACGTGGAAAGAACTCACGCATGGAGGAGAGGCCTACGACGTCTTCATACCTAGTCAATGTTGAGTTTCGAAGAGGATTACCCGAGTTGGTAAAAAAGGCCTACGACAGTTGCGCTTCGATTGTGCTCGACCGCGTTCAACAATATAACGTGACGTTCTTCATCCCAACACTCTCTCACACGCAACCGGAGGGTACCGTCTTGTGGCCGCCTGCCAACAAGCGATACAGCAAGAGTAGACTCTCTTCTGCAGATTCACAGTGATCGTATCGTTCTCGCTCTTTTCACTTACTTATCACCATGACAGAAGAGACAAAGGATTTGACTCCTATTACTGTGATCACGGGCTTTTTGGGGGCAGGCAAGACGACATTCGTCAATTATATTCTCAAGGAGCAGAACGATTGGAAAATTTGCGTTTTGGAAAACGAGTTTGGTGCAGTCTCTATTGATGATGGTCTCGGTACGTAGATCCGTTAAGGCATGTAGGGCGTGCAATTCAAGTGTGAAGTTCGCTCATGAATGTGTTCGCTGCATTACTTGTTGGTCTATTCGCGtgcgttttctttttgtcgcaGTTGCGGAATCGATGGAAGCGGCGGAAGATTTAATTACCATGGACAATGGTTGCGTCTGCTGTTCCGTTCGAGGGGATTTGGTGCGCACGCTTGGTCAGTTGACCAAGCGCCGAAAGGATTTTGACGCCATTTTGTTGGAAACAACTGGTCTCGCCGACCCCGCTCCAATTGTTTACACGATCTAACAAACTCGAAATTGTCGGAAAACTACTTTATCGATAGCATCGTGTGTTTGGCCGATTGCAAGCATTTGGAACTCCATTTGGACGACAAGAAGCCGGACGACTCAGCTAACGAAGCAATGCAACAGGTGGCATTTGCGGATAAGATTCTGCTTAACAAGATTGATCTCGTGACaccggaagaaaagaaggcgTTGAAGGATCGTCTCGGGGTCATCAACAAGTTTGCGACAATCATCGAAACAGAGCGCAGCCGCGCCCCACTGGACAAGATTCTCGGCTTGCAGTCTTTTAGTATGGAGTCCATCTTGAGTGTCGACGCCGACTTTTTTGAAACGCAAGAAAATGCCAAGCACAATCTCGAAATGGTCAGCTCGGTTGGTATCAAATTTGAAGGGGACTTACACGCCCAATGGTTCAACGTTTTCATGATGGACTTGTTGCGCGAGCGTGCTGCCGACATCTTTCGCAGCAAGGGGTTGCTGTCCTTTCATGGTCAGGGCGATACCAAGTTTGTTTTTCAGGGTGTGCATGAGCAAATCAATTTCGGACCTGCCAAGGAACCATGGAAGGCGGGTGAGACTCGAGTGAATAAATTTGTCTTCATCGGAAAGAACCTGAACCGTGAGGAACTGACCAAGTCACTCATGGAATGCCTGTATAAAGACGAGGCCAAGTAAATCGGAAAGAACCATTTGGAGCTGTGCCGAACCTTTACACATTCTTGAGTATGTAACTCTTGGTTAGACATCTCTTTATTCTAGCAGTGGATAGTTGTGTAGTCCAACGTATCTTGGATTGACCATTTTGAAGTATCGTCGAAGCGTACATGCAGATAGTTGAGTTGCCAAAACGCTCTGTTTTAATAGATCTTCAGATTTGTCCTTGTGCAAAAATAATAATCGCGACTGTGGATTCGCCAATCAGCGTAGGTCTCGATTCATTTTTGTTTGTGCGGAAAAGTGGACCACGTGAGCTCGCGAACACTTCActttttacagtcaactgtAAACAGCAACATGAGAACAACCATTTGTGTAAAAATGTGAGACAACATTGCCACGATCAGAAGCTTTATTTTAGGACTCACGGCAGCTTTTCTCCATTGAAAGAATGCAGCAGTCCCTTTTCCCTGGCTTCTTCTGATCTACGCGGAGAAGCAGCAATCTATTTCTAGGACAAGGGGTAAGACAATAGGACTGTCTCCTTCGTTCGATAGAAATTCGCGCAGTTTTCTGTTACTCACAAGACCTCGCTTGTTTGCAGATTTCCTACTTCGAGAACGAATGAAATTTTGTCCTTTGGCCGTTGCAGGGCTCTCCTTTCTGCTCCATCGTCAACGCGTGGAAGAGGCACATTGGAGGGTCGCAAGCAGGGCCGAGACAGTGCCCACCAACAACCTCATCAAGAGTTCAGTGCACTACGCCATTGGTCACGAGACCCGAAAGCATCATCCAATAACCCCCTTCATCCTCAGAAAATAAATGGAGGTGTATCACTATCGATCCTGCAGGCTAATCCGACGCATTCATCCATGACCGAGCCGGAGCATCCTCTACCGCCTTCGACCACGGATGATTACGTGGCGAACGGAGAATTTTCTGCGTCATCAATGAATGCCGACGACGCTAGTATGGTCGCATCCGATGCTGCTGCTTTACACTTGCCAGAATCGTCCGAGGTACTGATGAAAAAGACTAGGATTACAGCTCTCAACAAAGCACTTTTTGCAACGTACTTTTGCAATGCCGTATCGGTAACACTACCAGTCATTCTCATGCCTTTGATTGCTGCCGAGCAGACTTCTCTGGCTGGCTCTTCGCTCGCAACTGCCGCATTTGTGGTATCAACTGCATCCGTTTCTACCTTGGGCGGGGGTTTCGGCAAGTTCATCAACGGGTTTGTGTGTTAGGCATTGGGCGGCCGAGTGTCGGCTTCGCTGTACCTTACAGCCATGGCAGGCTTCCATTTGTGGTTGTCTTTTAACAAGACAGGCCCCATATTTGGATGGATTCTTGCTGGTCTGGACTTTTGCGCTTCAATTCAATGGACAGCATGCTCCCTCATTTTGGCAAATCACTACGACACCAGTCCTGCCGAATTTGCAGCTGGGGTTACTGTTCTGAGTTTGGCCAGCACGTTCGGAGTTCTTTTCTCCAAAATAGGAGGAATAGTATTGCTCCAGTATGTATCATCCTGGAGTATTGTTGCTCGAGTTGGAGCGGTAGTGGCTGTGGTCGGAGCAATCCTCGTCCGCTCTTTGGTTACCGAAATGCCACTCCAGGCCGGAGGAATTACTCCATCGTCGATCAAACGGTTTAACATTAGAGGAGTTGTGCGGTCTCTAGGCAATGTTTTGGGAAGCAGAATATTTTGGTTGGTGGGATTGGCACACGCAACCACCTTCTTGGCTCGCACCAGCGATCGCGTGTTGGGGTCATTCTTTTTAGAGTCTACTTCTCTTCCTCGCCATCTGTGCGGGGGTCTTACGGCTAGCGTGACCCTCGGTTTTGTTCATGGTCTGGGTAAGGGGAAAATGTTTTACAGCCTGAAGGATACGCAGTCCAAGACAAGATTGTTACGGAAGAACTACGCCAAGGCGACGTTATCTTGCCTGGCTTTGGCTTTGCTGGCGAATCAGAAGGTAGCTACTGTCTTGTTCCCCTCCAAGTATGTTATTGCGGGGTTGGTCGCATTGCTAACAGGAGTCATGGCGTCGTCGCTCTCCTTTCAATTTTACCAGATCCCGCCTATGACGTCTAAGATGTTTGGTGAAGACAAAGCGGTATGTCTTTCGTTTCTGGACGGCATGGGTTTCTTCTTGTCAGCTCCCATATGGGCTGTTACAAGCCAAATTGTTGGAGGTCTTGGAATTTATGGGTGGTCAACTGCCTGGGTGATGTTGGCCTTTCTGTTCGGCTCGGGAGGGGCGCTGATGCTAAGAACGCTCCCGCAAGTCCTTGATGAACAACGGTAAAATATCTGCAAGTTGTAAATTTCATACATGTTTTATATAGATTACATTTACTTTTGATGTGTTGTCACGGTCCATGCCTTTGACGAGCTGCAATCACTGCTTTAATGCGGTGACGCGTTATACGGCCAGTCAAAATCGTTTCTTTCCTCTTCGGGAATCTGCAATTGTGCCTCTTCCAGGCTTAGACCCAGGACGTCCTTCATTACTCTACCATTGTCCAAATATGTTTGAATATTCCTTTGATTAGCTGACCAACGCAGGCTATCACGCGCATATACAGGTGCCATTGCCTCGTAAACTTTTACAAAATGAGCAATGAATCGGAAGTAGTAGTCTGCAAAGCTGGGACTCTTCTCGGCAATGCCCGACTCGCGCATGGCCCAGAAGTGTAGTCTCATCCACACCCGTGCCTCATCCAGCTTAAAGTGTCGACCGACTTCATTGCTGGGGCGCTTTTTTGAGTACCAAGCAGCTACGTGAGCCGAGCTTCTGTCATGCACAACATGATTGTATCCTCCTGCAACTTCGACTGGTTCCAGATTTCGAGTTCGGCGGTCTTGGTCCCACACGGTTGAGCCGCTGAGCTTTTGATGGATCCATTTTGCAAAGCGAGAGCCATGGGGATCGTTATGAGAGCGGATGAATTGGTCCAGTGTTGGGTCTGCAAAGGCCTTTTTGTAAAACAGTTCTGTCATGTTTTGAAGGTCCTGGAAAGAAATTTCCTCTTGCAAAAGCCTGCGTGATCCTTCCGAGACTGTATGCGTGCGTCCGCTACCTCCCATTTCAAGGGGCACAAAGATATAAGGATACTGCTGGCCCTGCTGTGATTTTCGGGCTGCTAGTTTGACGGCAGGATGCCATTCTTGTATCTCGGTTTCTGCCAGCAACTCTCCATCGCTTCGACGAAGTTGCTCTGTCTGCTTCTCTAGATTGGTTTCTGTCGTCGTGTTGTTCAAGTTCTTCGAAATCATCGTCATTCTtcttgcttgcttgcttttGGTTGTGTTTATCACTTGTAGGTGATGTGCGACTGGTTGTTGCCTTGATTTTGGGCAACGGAAATGGAAATGTGAGAATATGGTCACAAGCAAGTCGAACCCCTCGATGCCAACCATGTTGACGGACGTGCACTGTTTTCGGTTTTTAGCTAGAAGCGAAAAGATCAGGATAGAACACATTCCGGAAATGAATCGACTCTCGTGAAACCGTATCCAAAAAGCCTTCCAACCCGACCCTACTATAATCCGGAGTCGCAGAAATTGTCTCCCAGCAAGCTCATCTAACCCCCAATAAACAGCAATTTCACAATGCTTACAATACAACGTTTTGTGAGTGATGTCTGTATAAATTGGGTTACGTAGTAATGTTAGTACATGTCGGGTCTCGGCTTGACAAACAGCATGGCAAGGTCGGTGCGGGAGGTGCGTCTTCCATCCCGACCCCAATTTAGAGCGATCCCCAAAGCTTCCGCCAGTTCGTGGGAACTGAGCCGCTCGGCCGGATCATCTCGGTAGGCGGCTTGGATGGCGAAATACAACGCGTGATGCGCCATCTTGCGCGATTCTAAATATTTATCGGGAATAGCTGGCATGATGCCTTGCGTTTTCATTTGTGCAACCTCTGTTTTGTTGTAGGGGCCGTTCGGTTCCAGATGTAGCCACGGTTGTCGGGTTGTCAATACGCTAAAGAGTAGATTGCCGAGACTGTAGACGTCCCCGAGTGCCGGATCTACGTAGGTGAGGTTGCGGACGTCTTCCGGTGATTCCCACATGGGTCGATCGAACCGTACCGGATAGCCACACGGTTGTGTATCATTCCATCGCATCAAGACGGCCAGATTAAAGTCGTTAAGCTTGATGCGACCATCCACTTCAACGGCATTCGCAATGTTAATGTCATTGTGAGCCAGCGTGGGGTTGGTGCTGTTGGGAAAGTCGATTGAATGCATTGCTGTCAAGGCCCGAGCCAAATCTCTTCCCATTTTCAGCCGTTCCTTGCTGTTAAATTTGGGGTCCTTAATGAGCTTGCGCGCCGAGCCCGAAGCGAATTCAGTTAAGACAGATTGTCCACAGAATCCGTAAGCGTTGATAATGTGTGGGGACGAGGTCAAGCGCTCCATGACTATGGCATCGGTAATGTGGTAGGCGAAAGATTCGTGATCGAATTCTCGACTGTGTTTCAGCACTTTGAGTACGGCCGTATCGTTGACCGCATCCTGGTACTTCCAAACACTCCGCCAACTGCCCTGCATACTCAGCAAGGTGGTTTCTTCGATGGAAGGGACGGTGTCATCGTCGTTATCCTCAATTTCATCGATACTCTCGTCGGCCAAGTCGTGTCCTTTTGGATCGTAGTCTTCCTCCGAGTGCATCATGGTAATTTCGTGCAAGACATTGCAGGTTGGATAAAAGATGGTTTGCCATTTCGCCATGGGGGTACAGTCCTCGTAAAAGGGTTTTTCAAAGTCCCATAGATGTTGATCCGACTCGTATTGACAGTAGGTACAGGAAGCATTCCCTAGTTCCGCCACATTCCGTCGGGCCACGCGATTCCGGGAGGAGGGAATCGGATGTTGGTAGGATCCGTCGTGAGCCAAACGAACGACTCGCGGGGGTTGCGCTTCCCACGTGTAGGAGGCGGCGGACACGGGCACGCCGTACCGTACACGACCGACGTAGAGCCTCCACGCACTGGTGGACGCCGGCGTCTTTCGTGACGAATCTTCGCGGGTGCTCCGAAAGGCTGGGAGCAAGGGCACGTCGAGGTTGTTTTCGGGTACCTCCAAGGCCGATAATTGCGTAACGGAAACCCACATTTGCAAGGCAACTCCCGATAAGATGAGGAGAAATCCCCAGTGTGGATGATAAAATCGTGAATGGTGGTGATGATGTAGTTGAGGGGATGGAGGATCGTGTGAAGGCGGCGGAGGTTCCTTGTACCAGAGCCGCAGAGGCCGTCTCATGATTCTTTCGAGTTTGAAAAGTACTGCACGTTCGTCTCGGATTGGATTCAGTGGAGCATACTGTCGTCCGCGTGCACTACTACCACAACTGCTGTTCTCGTTTAAGCTGTCGCTGTCGCTCAGGATCGTTTACGCTAGATGAGCAGGAGGGGTTTGTTTTTGAGGGAGAGggagtgtgtgtgtgtgtgtgtgtgtgcagGTCCAGGTATAGAAGAGGTTTCGATCCGTGCCCATGGTCGTTCACGCTCGCTATTGCAACCCCGCACACCGGGAAGGGAGGGGGAGCTGTTACTTCGGTGTGTGGCTCACCTTCCTCAACGGACCGGAAGCCGTCCCCCGATACTCCATAACTACTTACCTCCCTTGCCAATGAGTACGGCATACCCAGACGCCCGGTTTCTGGTATCGAATGCAACTACGCGAGCGAGCACGCACTGTGCTATATTTATCTCCATTGAGTTGGTTGATAGCGAATAAGTGGGTACGGTACGTACACAAACACATACCGGCCAAGGATGGGAACTCGTTGGGAACGGAAAGCGGAAATAAAGGTGTCCCAGGGGATCGATTGACACAATAAGTAACTGATAGTACTATACTCTGTCTTTTATGTGGGACGACATTCCCATTGGCAAGAGGCGACTGGTATTCCTTCCGATCGGTAGCCAAACTAATAACGCAAAGTATAGACGCCTATTAGAAGAACTGCTATACCGGGATTGTCGAGTCGAGTCGCGTTTCCGTAGTCTGCACCCGTACGTCGGAACAGTCCAAGCACGCCACGCATCTTTCAATTCCACTCTTCATCGTGGATACGATATAATAGACCTCTCGAAGTCTCAAAAATACACATAAAATACCTAATCCGTATCCTCATTTCAGAACGCTCAAGTGTCGAAGAAAGGACCCGCACAGACGAGTGCGAGTGTGAGTACGTGTTCGTGTACGCACCGCACCATCCAACCACAGACACACACATCCCCCGcgttaacagtaagaacCATCGATTGGCATCATCTCGGAAGACCAAGAGTACGAcagacaacgacaacgactcTCACTGTTAGATCAAAAACAAACCCTTGTTTGTCCTCACAGTTGTTTGTTGTCCCTCATCGACTGCGTTTGGATCGTTTTTGCTGTTTGCGCATCACCCACCTTGTCTCCCATGAAATTTACTCTGGCACTTGCGTCTTTCCTTGCGACGGCTTCGGCGTTTACGTCCCTGGTTCCCCCTAGTCCTCACGCCGTCGCCTCGGTCGCACAGTCGACGACCAACGGCGTAGCGTATCTTTCCACCGCTAGGTACGTGTCGACAACAACGTCGGGAGGATGTGCTTGTGTATGGTTGCATGCCTCTACGcttgtgtgtatgtatgcATGCCTGTCTGTATGCGTTTGCGTAGGCGCTTACCAGGCAATTGCTCGTCTACGTTCCCCTTTTACTCCCTTCTCACTCTCTTCCATTTGCCGTTCACCATCACTTCCacctcttcttcctcttaTTTTTTCATTGCGAGTAGTGCGCTCGCCATGGCCAAGCAGGTTCCCCACGGAGCCGACGAGACGCTCGTCGACTTGATGTGCAAGACGGACGAGGAAAAGAACGCCGCCATCGCCAAGGCTACCGTCGAACTAGAGGCCTCGGACCGTCAGCTCTGCGACGTCGAACTCATCATGAACGGCGGATTCTCTCCTTTGACGGGATTCATGAACGAAGAAGAGTACCAATCGGTCGTCGAGAATATGGCGCTGCCGGACGGTACCGTTTTCGGACTGCCCGTCGTTTTTGataccgacgacgaaaatctGCAACCCGGCACCACCATTCTGCTCAAGCAGGGCGACCGCGCCATTGCCACCGTCGAGCTCACGGACAAGTTCACGCCCGACAAGCCCCTGGAATGTCTCAAATGCTACGGAACCTCACAGATCGAGCATCCCGGGACACTCATGGTCGCCACCGAGCGTGGTCGTTACTACATGGGCGGCAAGGTCACCGGCCTCAACCTACCCGTGCGCGAATTCCCGTGCAAGACGCCCCAGGAAGTCAGGGCCGGACTCCCCGACGACAAGGACGTGGTGGCCTTTCAGTGCCGCAACCCCGTCCACCGCGCGCACTACGAACTCTTCACCCGCGCTCTCGACGATGCCCTCGTGAGCGAAGGCGGTATCGTGCTGGTGCACCCGACCTGCGGGCCCACACAGGCCGACGACATTTCTGGTGAAGTCCGTTACAAGACCTACGAAGTGCTCAAGGAAGAAACCGCCAATCCCCGGGTGCAGTGGGAGTACCTGCCGTACTCGATGCACATGGCCGGACCCCGGGAAGCCATTCAGCACATGATCATCCGCAAGAACTTTGGTTGCACGCACTTTATCATTGGACGCGACATGGCCGGGAGCAAGAGCTCCGTCACTGGTGACGACTTTTACGGAGCCTACGACGCCCAGGAATGCGCCGAGAAGTATTCCGCACAGCTCGGCGTGACACCCGTGCCCAGTCTCAACCTCGTGTacacggaagaagaaggcTACACCACCGCCGACTATGCCGACGAAAAGGGCCTACACACCAAGAAGTTGTCCGGTACCAAGTTCCGTCAAATGCTACGTGGGGGCGACGACATTCCCGAATGGTTCGCCTTTAAGAGCGTCGTGAAGGTTCTACGAGACAATATGTAATGGAAACCATAAACACGTATAAAAACGAACTATGAGTGTTTCCTTTTATAGTTGAAATTCATTTGTACGTCCCTTCCGTCGTCGACTAGATTTGTGTTGGTGTCAGGATAGTAGTATGTTTGGTGGTTTGAAAGTCTGTATGACCCGGAAGTGATGGCAACGGTCCCATCCAGACGTAGACTCGGCCTCGATGGAACCTTACGTTGTGCAGATGTAGCTGGTACCGTTACAGGTTAGACACAGTTATATGTGATCTATATAGACGTCGTTCGTAGGCATTGGGTCGATTTGTGACGATAGACTCATTCGGGTGACGAGTTCTGTGCACGGCATGTTCATCTTCCTTGGACCCGTGCGGTTGGTATGAAGGCTGTCGTTACTCGTCTAGTTTGGCTATTCGTTTACGGCACCATGCTGCATCGGATAGGGCACGTGACGGGCAGGCGTGGTGGGATGGCAACCTTCGTACACGGTCCAAGACGAGCTAATCTCCGTTGTCGACCACACCACCCGTCACGGCTGCTTTGGGATGATACCGAGTTCCGTCGACCGTTCGGTCGCTTGTGGTCGTCCACGAGGATTCATCggagcgacgacgacgacgcgacTCGTACCGAACAACCCACcgacaataccaacaacaacgagAACGACACTACCGTCGTGATATACGAGGAACTGGTGCGATTGGCATCGGACCTGCGTCGTCACGACGCACTGTATTACGAATCGGAAATGGCGGTTTTGACGGACGACGAATTCGACGCCTTGGTGTGTCGAGAAGCGGAACTCTGTCGGACGTATCCCTCCTTGCTCCAACGACTCGAACGTGAGAGTGGCTTGGGCGTACAAGCCACGCGGTACGGAGGACGCGTCGGAAACGTTCTTTTGCCGACCACGACGACCGACCCCCAATGACGCGACCCGTATCGTCGTGGATCGGGTCAAACGTCCACACGTCCGGCCCATGCTGTCGTTGGATAACGTGCATCGAGAGGAAGAATTGCTGGCCTGGCTCGAACGCATTCGCAAGAAACTCACGGTAGATGATGGACCGTCCTCTCTCACCATTCTTACGGAACCCAAACTGGACGGACTTTCCTTGTCGTGTCGTTACGAACAACGTCAGTCCAACACAACACTGTACACTTTTGTTTGGGCTTCCACACGGGGAGACGGGAAACAGGGACAGGATGTGACACACGCGGTCCAACAAGGTAACCTGGTACCCTTGACACTCGATTGGGCCTCGTTGGTTGCCGATCCGGAAAGTTACACCCATCCCAAGGTACTGGAAATTCGTGGCGAGATTGTACTCCCCACGACCGTCTTTCAATCCTTGGAAGGCGAAGGGTTGGCCTTTGCGAACGCCCGCAACGCGGCCAGTGGAATCTTGCTGCGCAAGGAAAGTATCACGGATCCGGTGGCATCCCAGGCATTGCGGGAAAAACTTTGTTTCTACGCGTACGATGTGGCCGGGGATGACGGATTCACCGTGAGTGGCGTACAACTTCGCCGTGTTCTCCCAACGCTCGGGTTTCGTGTACCAGAGCCGGTCGCCGTCACCCGATTGCGCCTCAACAACACTACCGCATGGAACGTCAACGACATTCAGGCTCTTTTAAAATACCACCACTCCATGCAACATCATCGCCAAGGAAAGAAGACGTCACAAACGTACGGAGACTACGATATGGATGGTGCGGTACACAAAGTTTCCGAAAGCGATTTACGGATAATACTGGGACAATCCAATCGCGCACCACGTTGGGCAATAGCCCACAAGTTTGCTCCATTGGCCGCTGTTACGACCTTGTTGGATATTACGGTGCAAGTGGGTCGGACCGGAGCTTTGACCCCGGTGGCCATTTTGCAGCCCGTGGAATTGGCTGGAGTCGTGGTGAGACGCGCCACCCTACACAACTTTGCGCATATGCAGCAGGTATTGGGATCCACTACCACAATTGCCAAGGAAAGCTCCGTCTTGGTACGGCGTGCCGGTGATGTAATTCCTCAAGTGGTACAGCGAATCGCCGGCACTGATGCCGGTTCCAATAATGGATTCGACACAATTTCGGTGGCCTTTCCCGAAACGTGCCCAGCGTGTGGTTCGCCTGTTGTTACAGACGAAGTCAATAAAACAGCATCGAAAGAGACTGCGGGACAGGTTTTGCGTTGCGGCGGCCCGCAATGGAACTGCACCCCTCGAGCGGTTGGTTCAATTGCGCACGCAGTTTCTCGTGACGCTCTAGACGTGACGGGGCTTTCCGAGGCGAGGATAATGCAACTCATCGAGGCAGGATTTATTTCCAGGCCCAGCGATATCTTTGCTTTGGCCAAGAGTCCGACTCAACTAGAAAAGTTAGCAGAAATGGATGGCTGGGGACCGAAATCGGCACAAAATCTTGCGGCGGTGGCTAATCGTATTGCAAAGAATGGGATCTCACTTTCCCGATTCGTATACTCGCTAGGAATTCGGTTTTCTGGCGTACACTCTTCAGCCCTTATTGCGGCAGCTTACGGTTCggtggaagactttttgaaGGATGTCGAGGCGGCTTCGACTTTACCGATAAAGCAGGTGCAAGACCAGGAAAGCAACGATGAACAGGTGCAATCTTTCGCACGTCTCAGGGAAGAAACTGATATCACCAAAGGCATCGGACCCGTTTTGCTAAACTCGCTCGATACTTTTGCTCAGGATCAGGAGCTTGTCGAGGCTGCGGAATCGCTTGCCTCAAGTATTCTGGTGCTGGCCGACGATTCGGCTATGGTAGTGTCCACGCTTGCTACAACTGGCCCACTACAAGACATGGCTGTTGTTTTTACTGGCTCGATATCGGAAATGTCAAGGAGCGAAGCCAAGAAATGGGCCAAGGTGATGGGGGCCAAGTCCACACCGGGCTCAATCAGCAAGTTGACTGGTTTAGTAGTGGCAGGAGAGAAAGGAGGAAAGAAGCTGGAGCAAGCAGAAAAGCTCGGTGTACGAATTATTGCTACCGAAGAGTTTCTTCAAATGGTAAATAAGTTTAGACGATAATAGATGTACTGCTACGTTTTCGTTTTTTAGAGTCCCCGGTCTAAAAGTTTGGAGTACTCTTGTGTTCATCCGTGTCGATGTCATTCAAATCTTCATAATACATGCTTGGCAAATTCAACGACGAACGAATGACCATTGACTTGGAAGAGGTAAT
The sequence above is drawn from the Phaeodactylum tricornutum CCAP 1055/1 chromosome 21, whole genome shotgun sequence genome and encodes:
- a CDS encoding predicted protein, producing MKAVVTRLVWLFVYGTMLHRIGHVTGRRGGMATFVHGPRRANLRCRPHHPSRLLWDDTEFRRPFGRLWSSTRIHRSDDDDATRTEQPTDNTNNNENDTTVVIYEELVRLASDLRRHDALYYESEMARNSVGRIPPCSNDSNVRVAWAYKPRGTEDASETFFCRPRRPTPNDATRIVVDRVKRPHVRPMLSLDNVHREEELLAWLERIRKKLTVDDGPSSLTILTEPKLDGLSLSCRYEQRQSNTTLYTFVWASTRGDGKQGQDVTHAVQQGNLVPLTLDWASLVADPESYTHPKVLEIRGEIVLPTTVFQSLEGEGLAFANARNAASGILLRKESITDPVASQALREKLCFYAYDVAGDDGFTVSGVQLRRVLPTLGFRVPEPVAVTRLRLNNTTAWNVNDIQALLKYHHSMQHHRQGKKTSQTYGDYDMDGAVHKVSESDLRIILGQSNRAPRWAIAHKFAPLAAVTTLLDITVQVGRTGALTPVAILQPVELAGVVVRRATLHNFAHMQQVLGSTTTIAKESSVLVRRAGDVIPQVVQRIAGTDAGSNNGFDTISVAFPETCPACGSPVVTDEVNKTASKETAGQVLRCGGPQWNCTPRAVGSIAHAVSRDALDVTGLSEARIMQLIEAGFISRPSDIFALAKSPTQLEKLAEMDGWGPKSAQNLAAVANRIAKNGISLSRFVYSLGIRFSGVHSSALIAAAYGSVEDFLKDVEAASTLPIKQVQDQESNDEQVQSFARLREETDITKGIGPVLLNSLDTFAQDQELVEAAESLASSILVLADDSAMVVSTLATTGPLQDMAVVFTGSISEMSRSEAKKWAKVMGAKSTPGSISKLTGLVVAGEKGGKKLEQAEKLGSFFKW